In the genome of Tursiops truncatus isolate mTurTru1 chromosome 21, mTurTru1.mat.Y, whole genome shotgun sequence, one region contains:
- the GOLGA7 gene encoding golgin subfamily A member 7 isoform X2, which yields MRPQQAPVSGKVFIQRDYSSGTRCQFQTKFPAELENRIDRQQFEETVRTLNNLYAEAEKLGGQSYLEGCLACLTAYTIFLCMETHYEKVICFRIALIKAGDLAISTSSFVSCLAFVYICFDFYKLNTKLIRFSEVPT from the exons ATGAGGCCGCAGCAGGCGCCAGTGTCCGGGAAGGTTTTCATTCAGCGAGACTACAGCAGTGGCACCCGCTGCCAGTTCCAGACCAAGTTCCCCGCGGAGCTGGAGAACCGG ATTGATAGGCAACAATTTGAAGAAACAGTTCGAACTCTAAATAACCTTTATGCTGAAGCAGAGAAGCTCGGGGGCCAGTCCTATCTTGAAGGCTGCCTGGCTTGTCTAACAGCGTACACCATCTTCTTGTGCATGGAAACTCACTACGAGAAG gttatctgTTTCAGAATTGCCCTTATTAAAGCTGGAGATTTGGCAATTTCCACAAGTTCCTTTGTATCCTGTCTGGCTTTTGTCTACATTTGCTTTGACTTTTACAAGCTTAATACTAAACTTATAAGGTTTAGCGAGGTTCCCACCTAG
- the GOLGA7 gene encoding golgin subfamily A member 7 isoform X1: MRPQQAPVSGKVFIQRDYSSGTRCQFQTKFPAELENRIDRQQFEETVRTLNNLYAEAEKLGGQSYLEGCLACLTAYTIFLCMETHYEKVLKKVSKYIQEQNEKIYAPQGLLLTDPIERGLRVIEITIYEDRGMSSGR, translated from the exons ATGAGGCCGCAGCAGGCGCCAGTGTCCGGGAAGGTTTTCATTCAGCGAGACTACAGCAGTGGCACCCGCTGCCAGTTCCAGACCAAGTTCCCCGCGGAGCTGGAGAACCGG ATTGATAGGCAACAATTTGAAGAAACAGTTCGAACTCTAAATAACCTTTATGCTGAAGCAGAGAAGCTCGGGGGCCAGTCCTATCTTGAAGGCTGCCTGGCTTGTCTAACAGCGTACACCATCTTCTTGTGCATGGAAACTCACTACGAGAAG GTTCTGAAGAAAGTCTCCAAATACATTCAAGAGCAGAATGAGAAGATCTATGCTCCCCAAGGCCTCCTCCTGACAGATCCCATCGAGAGAGGACTTCGAGTT ATTGAAATTACTATTTATGAAGACAGAGGCATGAGCAGTGGAAGATAA